Proteins encoded within one genomic window of Bradyrhizobium sp. 186:
- the dctA gene encoding C4-dicarboxylate transporter DctA, with protein sequence MYNHRQRRSVKAAALFQPSRPWYNVLYIQVLIAILIGVLVGWLWPAVGTNSWVKALGDGFIKLIKMVIAPIIFCTVVSGIAHVQDARKVGRVGVKALLYFEIVSTFALILGLVMGNLVQAGHGLAPRADAAAVANYVKRAEGQKAVDFLLNIIPDSVVGALARGDVLQVLLFAILFGFSLMALGERGERMRSLVDDAAHAVFGVIRIVMKAAPIGAFGAMAYTIGEFGPSALGKLIGLVALFYVTAGLFVIIVLGLVARLVGFSILKFIVYIKDELLIVLGTSSSESALPQLMEKLERLGCSKPVVGLVVPTGYSFNLDGTNIYMTLATLFIAQALGVDLDFGQQLTILVVAMLTSKGASGVTGAGFVTLAATLTVVSPDLVPGIAIVFSIDKFMSEVRALTNIIGNGIAAVFVSWWEGELDHVSLHAQLK encoded by the coding sequence ATGTACAATCACCGCCAGCGCCGCTCTGTCAAAGCCGCCGCCCTGTTCCAGCCATCTCGCCCCTGGTACAATGTTCTTTATATCCAGGTACTCATCGCGATCCTGATTGGCGTTCTCGTTGGCTGGTTGTGGCCTGCTGTGGGGACGAACAGCTGGGTCAAAGCGCTTGGTGACGGATTCATCAAGCTGATCAAAATGGTGATCGCGCCGATCATCTTCTGCACTGTTGTGTCCGGAATTGCGCATGTTCAGGATGCACGAAAGGTCGGCCGAGTCGGCGTCAAGGCGCTGCTTTACTTCGAGATCGTGTCAACCTTCGCGCTGATCCTGGGTCTCGTGATGGGCAATCTCGTTCAGGCCGGCCATGGGCTCGCTCCCAGGGCTGATGCCGCGGCGGTAGCCAACTACGTCAAAAGAGCAGAAGGGCAGAAGGCGGTCGATTTCCTTCTCAATATTATTCCGGATAGCGTAGTTGGCGCTCTGGCCCGAGGCGACGTGCTACAGGTGCTGCTGTTTGCCATCCTATTCGGGTTCTCGCTGATGGCGCTTGGCGAGCGGGGTGAGCGGATGCGCAGTTTGGTCGACGATGCTGCACACGCGGTGTTTGGTGTCATTAGGATCGTAATGAAGGCAGCGCCAATCGGGGCGTTCGGCGCCATGGCCTACACTATCGGCGAATTCGGACCCTCCGCGCTCGGTAAACTCATCGGCTTGGTTGCGCTGTTCTACGTGACAGCCGGGCTCTTCGTGATCATTGTGCTTGGTCTGGTCGCGCGCTTGGTCGGTTTTTCTATTCTAAAGTTCATCGTCTACATCAAGGATGAGCTGCTGATCGTGCTCGGAACGTCGTCGTCCGAAAGCGCGCTGCCGCAGTTGATGGAAAAACTCGAACGGCTGGGCTGTTCCAAGCCGGTCGTTGGCCTGGTGGTGCCTACAGGATACTCTTTCAATTTGGATGGGACCAACATTTACATGACGTTGGCAACCTTGTTCATCGCGCAGGCGCTCGGGGTCGATCTCGACTTCGGCCAGCAGCTCACGATACTCGTTGTGGCGATGCTCACCTCGAAGGGCGCAAGTGGTGTTACCGGTGCCGGGTTCGTCACCCTGGCCGCAACGTTGACCGTGGTCAGTCCTGACCTCGTCCCGGGCATTGCGATCGTATTCTCGATCGACAAGTTCATGAGCGAGGTGCGCGCGCTTACCAACATCATCGGGAACGGTATTGCCGCGGTGTTTGTGTCGTGGTGGGAAGGTGAGCTCGACCATGTCTCGCTACACGCGCAGCTCAAGTAG